The Shewanella halotolerans region CTCACCCGGCCCAGCGCCGCTGGCACTGGCCGCCACGGGCGCCACCTTTGGCATAAGACGCGGCGCCCCCTTCCTGGCGGGCATACTCCTTGGGCTGTCGGTAGCCATCATAGGCGCCAGCGCCGGACTCGCCGCCCTATTTAGCCGCTTTCCCGACCTCAGGCTCACCTGTCAACTGCTCGGCGCCGCTTATATCGCCTTCATCGCCTATAAGATTGCCAGCGCCCCCTGCACCCAGTTAGATGACGCGCAGCAGGCACCGAGCTTCAAAGATGGCTTTATCCTCAACCTGCTCAATCCCAAGGCCTATGCTGCCTTCCTGGCCATCTTCTCCCAATTTTTACTGCCGCTGGAAAACACGGCCCTGGGTTATCTGGCCACGGGGATCTGCGCCTTGCTGGTCGCGACTCTGGTAGATAGCCTCTGGCTGATCTTCGGCGGCCTGCTACGCCCGCTATTTTCCAGGCCAAAGGCCGCAAGGGCACTGCGCATCTTCTTTGCCGTCGCCATGCTAGCCGCAGTTGGTTACGCCTTGCTGGCCTAGGGAGCCGCTGACAAACCGCGTTAAACGCCGTACACTTAAAACCACACAGATAAGAAGAGAAACCAGATGTCAGCCCGCGATACCATCACTGAGTTCACCATGATCCCCAACGTGGGTAAGGCCACGGCGGAGGATTTTTACAAGCTCGGCCTGCATCACCCCAAGGAGCTTATCGGGCTGGATCCATATCAGATGCACGCCCAGCTAGAAGCCATCACCCAGTGTCGTCACGATCCCTGTGTCATCGATGTGTTTATCGCCGCGGTGCGTTTCATGGAAGGGGAAGCGTCCCAGCCCTGGTGGCACTATACCCCGGAGCGCAAGGCACATCTGGCCAAGCTGCAACAGAGATGATCGGCTAAAAGATAAGCTCGCCCAGCGTTTGAGCACTTATGGCATCGAGAGCCTAAAGATGCCACTGTTGCCCCAAGCCAAAATTACGCTCATGCTCAACCCAAACTACTAAAACCAATACTAAAACCACAAAAAAAGAGCGCCATGCTGACCACCTTAGCCATCAACAACTACCGTTCGCTGCGAGACATACGTCTGCCCCTGGGGCAGCTCAATCTGGTCACGGGCGCCAACGGCAGTGGCAAGTCCAACCTCTACAAGGCGCTTAGGCTACTGGCACAAACGGCCCAAGGCGGCGTGGTTAATGCCCTGGCCCAAGAGGGCGGACTGGACTCCTGTTTCTGGGCGGGGCCGGAAAACCTCACCAAGGGGATGTTGAGCGGCGATACCGAGATAACCCCCACGGTACGCCAGCAGACCAAGCGGCTTAAACTGGGCTTTGCCGGCGATGAGTTCAGCTACCTCATCGAGCTTGGGCTACCCAAGCCCGACAGCACCACCCTCTTCGGGCTAGATCCTCAGATTAAGCGTGAGGCGATCTGGGTCGGCAACAAGTATCGACCCGCCGCCGTACTGGTGGAGCGACGTGGCCCCATGGTGAAGGGGCGCGCCCAGCAAGGAGGGCAAGATGGCTGGCAGAGCCTGAATCAGCATATGCAGCATGGCGACAGCATCTTCACCGAGCTGTCGGATCCCACCCGCACGCCCGAGGTGCTCAGGCTCAGAGACAGCATTCGCGCCTGGCGCTTCTACGATCATTTTCGCAGCGATAGCGAGGCGCCCGCGCGTCAGCCACAGCTGGGTACCCGCACCCCAGTGCTGCACCATGACGGCCGGGATCTGGCCTCGGCGATTCAGACCATCTTCGAAATAGGCGACAGGGAAAGCTTCGATGAGGCGGTGAGTGATGCCTTTCCCGGCGCCCATGTCACCATTGGCTACCAGGCCGGTGGCCTGTTAAGCGTCAACTTTCATCAGCAGGGGCTGCTAAGGCCCCTCAACGCCCAGGAGCTCTCCGACGGCACCCTCAGATATCTGCTGCTGATCGCCGCCCTGCTCACCCCAAGGCCGCCTGAGCTGATGGTGCTCAACGAGCCGGAGACCAGCCTGCACCCGGATCTGTTACCTGCACTGGCCCGGCTTATCGCCAAGGCATCTAAGGTGTGTCAGCTCTGGGTGGTCTCCCACGCCAATAGGCTGATCAATGCCCTCAACGAATTTGAGCAGTGTCAGCTTATCGAACTCGACAAGCAGCTGGGGCAGACCAAGATTGTGGGGCAAGATCTGCTCTCCACCCCAAGCTGGAATTGGCAACAAAAAGCCCAGGGCTAGGCCTGGGCTTGTTCACTCTAAAAACGCACTCTAAAAAGAGTCGCGGCTTTATAACTAGCCAGCTTTATAAAGAGCTTGTTTTATAATGAAAAGTTAGCAATCGTCTTCTGAATGCCCACGACGTCGGTGCCTTTCTTCAGCTCCTTCACCAAGGGATCTTTCTGCCCCGAGATCCATAGCTTTAACTCGGCGTCCATGTCGAAGGTCCCGGCGGTTTCCACCTCAAAATGGGTGATCGCCTTATAGGGCACAGAGTGATAACTCACCTTCTTGCCGGTAACGCCCTGCTTGTCGATGAGGATAAGACGCTTGTTGGTAAACACGAACATGTCGCGAATGACACGGTAAGCCAGCGCTAACTGCTCGTTATCGCCCATGATAGGCCCCAGCTCCTGCGCCAATTCTTGCAGGTTCACTTCGGCGGCATTGCCCATCAGTGCATCTAACAGTCCCATACTTTATCTCCTTTAAAGTGAACTTAATTTGTTCTCTAGCCTATACCTGACGGTTAGCGCCGACAACCATCATTTCGCATTTAGGACAGTCGAAGACCAACTTAAGCACATCTTTACCTATCTCAATCTGCAGCGGCTCCGCCTTGATGCCGGGCACCTCTTTCGGGCAGAGGTTAAAGTTAAATCGCAGGCAGTGCTTGGTCACCATCAGCGGCGCATCTTCGGTCACGCCGTTCTTCTCATAGGTGTCTTCGATCTCGATCACCCCATGACGTGTATAGAAGTCTTTCGCCTTCTCGTTGGCCACATTACCCATGAAGCTCAGATGCTTAAAGGGATAGACGGCGTCTTGGTTGTATTTCCACGCCTGAGGACGCTCGTAGCCCTCAACGCGCGCCAGCTCCAGGGCAGCAACCGTGTCACGGCGCAGCCCATTAAGCAGAGAAGCCGGCATAAACCAGGGACTGGCGGTCTCGATATTGATCTCGCGGGCCTCGAAGTCTGTGCTACCCAGCTTACCCAGCTGCTTACGCAGATTCTTCAGCGCCTTCTCGGTATCTGTGGCTGGAGTCTTGTCGAGTTCCAGCTCGCGCGTAGCGCTCAGACCATATTGGTCCGTCATGGTCAGGGCGACCCCTTTTTCGGTATCGCTCAGGGTCATGTCCACCTTGATGATACGCTTGGAGGATTCCTTGGCCAGCACTGTCTCGAACGCCTGGTCATGGTTACGATACAGAGTGGCGCCCACCTTAAGATCGCCCGGCACGGCGATCACATACAGCTTGTTGCCGTCGGCGCGGTTAACCCTGAGTCCCTGCAACTTATCGTCAGACTGCTTGGCCTTCTCATAGTTAGGCGGGAAGTAACACAGGCCGTCACCGTTGTTGAAGCTGTGGCTCGACTCGACCTGAATAAAGTCTTTACCCAGGGCCGCCACCTTGCCCACCTCTTCGCCGATATATTTCGGCGAGCGGAAATCGCTAACTCCTTGGCTACGCTCGTTGACGAAATAGTCGGTGCGGCCACGGTTAAAGGTCTTCTCTGTGTTAGGCGTGAAGCTGTGCTCACAGCGTCCATGACTTGAGGCAACAAACTCTGGGCGACGGGCGATGATCTTATCCAGCTCCTGACGATAGTGAGCGGTCACGTTTTTCACATAGCTGAGATCTTTAAGGCGACCCTCGATCTTAAAGGAGCGAATACCGGCGTCGATCAGCGCCTCTAAGTTATCTGTCTGGTTGTTGTCTTTGAGCGACAGCAAGTGTTCGTTCTGTGCCAACACCTCACCCTGACGCGTCTTGAGATCCCCCGGCAGACGGCACATCTGCGAGCACTCGCCACGGTTGGCGCTGCGGTTACTGAAGGCGTGACTCAGGTTACACAGGCCGCTGTAGGCGACACACAGGGCGCCGTGGATGAAGAACTCCAGCTGCATATTGGTCTTAGCCGCCACATCACGGATCTGACTCAGGCCCAGTTCACGGGCGAGCACCACCTGAGAGAAGCCCACCTGCTCCAAGAAGGCGACCTTCTCTGGGTTACGGTTATCCATCTGGGTACTGGCGTGCAGGGCGATAGGCGGAATATCCAGCTGAAGCACCCCCATATCCTGCACGATCAGGGCATCGGCACCGGCCTCATACACCTGCCAGATCAACTTCTGCGCCGCGTCCAGCTCATCGTCCATCAAGATGGTGTTGATGGCGACAAACACCTGGGCGTGATAGCGGTGGGCAAACTCACACAGACGCGCGATATCCTCGACGCTGTTGCCGGCAGTCGCCCGGGCACCGAAGGCTGGGCCACCGATATAGACGGCGTCGGCACCATGCTTGATGGCCTCGATACCATAGTCGGCATTCTTGGCGGGGGCCAACAGCTCGAGGCGGTTTGAGCGGGTAGTTACCGGCGCGATCGGGGCGCTATCGGGGATAAAAATCTCAGGCTTGTCCATGAGGAGTCTCGAATCAGATCACAGATAGATAAAAATTAGGGGCGCGATTATACCAGACCTGGCTCACAAAACACCTCTAAGGTGCGCATTTTTTCACCAAGTTAGCCATTCATCAGGCTCACAATCCACTCGAGCATCGGCTTTTGCTAGTGCCGGTCGCCTTATATTCAGTAATGCACCGCCAGCCAGAGGGTCTCCTCATGCTCACTGGTCCAGCTGACCCTGTGGCGGCAATGGGCAGGAATATTAAGATGATCGCCCACCTTAAGGTGCACCACCTCGGCACCCTCGAACACTAAGGTCGCCTCTCCCTTAAGCACCATGACCCACTCGTTTCTATCCTGATCGTACCATTGTCCTTCTGGCGTACGATGGGCCTTAGAGACGATACGCTCGATCAACACGCCGCCGGTATCCACCAGGGGCTCGAACACCTCCAGGGTGAGATCCTCCGGCAGGGACGCAAAGATATTGTGCTTTTCCATGACCATCTCCCTCAGGTTCACATGCTCTCGAGTAGGGTCTTGAGGTTACTCAGCCCCTGGCTGAGATCCCGCTCCACCATGGCATCTACCTGCATCAGCGGCAGCAATATATTCATGGGATAGGCCATGTGGCCACTAAAGCCCCAATGCACCTCGGTCTGATTCGGCCCCAGGGCATCTGTGGTGATATAGGCGGGCGAGACCGCCTCGAAGGGCATCTTAAACCTCAGCTCATACTCGATACGCTTGCCGGGGAAGATAGCCATAATCTCCTGCTCTCCCGCGCCGACATCTGGGTTATCGCTCCGCCAGCTTGAGACAAAGCCGACTGTGCCATCCTCGCCGCGATAACTCTTCTCCATGGCCGCGTCCATCTTGGCCCAGACGCTGAATTGATCCTGGTTTTTGAGCTTTCTCAAGAAGTCGAACACCTGGTCCGCCGGTCTGTCGATAACGATTTGGGTATCCACACGGTAATCTTCTTCGATAAACAGGGCGGCAATAAAGGGGGATGAGAGTAGCAGGAGTACGAGTATCAGGAGTTTCTTTAGCATGGCGAGTTCCTTAGCAGGCGGGCGATGCCCCTTGTGGCTGGCACAAAATGGTCTGGCCTAGTTGTATCTGTCATAACATAGTCAAAAATCAGGGTGTTGGAAAGCTGCACTAGCAGCTAACATCGGCTCCTAATGCCAGATCCTAGTACCAGCTCTTAGTACCAGCTCCTAGTACCAGCAAAGAGCCGATTAATAACAAGGCCTTGCCATGGCAACGCCACAAAACAGAAAGGGCGCCTCCAGTGAGAGACGCCCTTTGTTTACCAATAGCTGTTACTACTCGCCAGCCTTGAGCGCCGCCAGTCTGGCCTGCAGCAGCTGGTTCTCCGCCTCGATATGACGATAGAACTCCTTGTCGGCCAGCTTAGATGCGGCCGCCTCATCGATCACCAGCACGGCGTCGCGATGCAGCTGCAATGCCGATGCCGGGCAGGCAGCGCTCAAGGCGCCCTCTACCGCGGCGCGAATGGCGTCGGACTTGCTCTCACCTGTGGCCAGCAACAGCACCTTCTTGGCATCTAAAATGGTGCCTATCCCCATGGTGATCGACAGGTGGGGTTGATATTCCCCCTCGGCGAAGAAGCGTGCATTGTCCTCGATAGTCGCCTGGGTCAACGTCTTGACCCGGGTACGCGACATCAAGCCAGATGAGGGCTCATTGAAGCCGATATGCCCGTTGCGGCCTATACCGAGCAGCTGAATATCTATGCCGCCGGCGGCCTGGATCTGCGCCTCATAGGCCTCGCAGGCGGCGATGGGATCTTCGGCATCCCCCGGCGGCACATGGGTGTTGGCCTTATTGATGTCGATAGCATCAAACAGTTGGCTATCCATAAAGTAGCGATAGCTCTGGGGATGACTCCCCTCCAGCCCCAGATATTCGTCCAGGTTAAAGCTGGTCACGCCCTTGAAGGAGACGGCGCCCGCCTGATTGGCGGCCACCAGGCGCTGATAGAGAGACACAGGGGTCGAGCCAGTCGCCAGCCCCAGCACAGAGTCCGACTTACGCTTAAGCTGATTGATGATGAGATTGGCACCATATTCCGCCACCTCGGCGCTATCTTTTAGAATAACAATTTGCATGATTTGATTCGTCTCGGCCCTGGTAGTTAACGCCCTCTCACGGCAGCTGACAGCAGCAGCTCAACGCGCCGATGAGAGAAATTAACATTACTATAACCACAAATGACAGCGTTGTCATTATTAATCTGACCATAAAAACGCCGCGCCATTCGTGGTAAACTGCCCCGGCCCATTACCACAGAGAAGCCCATGTCAGCGCGTATGCCAACAAAAGTCACGCCTATAAAAGTTACCCCAGATTCAATTGAACAGACTCAAGGCGAAGCCCAAGAACAGATGCAATCTACTGGGCAAACAAGCACGCCTGCCCAACACTTCATGATCTTTAAGCCTTACGGCTATCTGAGCCAGTTTGTCGGCGAGCGCCGTAAACGTAAGCCTTTACTTGGTGAGCTGGCCAACTTCCCAACGGATATCATGGCGATCGGCAGGCTGGATCATGACTCTGAGGGATTGCTGCTACTGACCACTGATGGCAAGACCAGCCATGCGGTGCGCAGCAAGTCGATCGAGAAAGAATATTATCTGCAGCTCGATGGCGAGATCACGGAGCAGGCGATATTGAGGCTCTGCGAGGGGGTTGAGATAGGCATCAAGGGCGAGAAGTATCGCACCCTACCCTGCCGCGCGCGCCGCCTCGACCAGGCGCCAGACCTACCGCCGCGGGGACGCAAGATCAGAGACGCCCGCCACGGGCCTACCAGCTGGCTGGCGATCACCATTACCGAGGGCAAGAATCGTCAGTTGCGTAAGATGACCGCCGCCGTCGGCTTTGCCACCCTGAGGCTGGTGCGGGTACGCATAGGCGATATCCACCTGGGTGCGTTGCAGCCAGGCGAAGTTAAACCGCTCGCGACACTAGGCTAGGCGCTAGCCCAAGAGCAAATCTAAATACTAACCCTAGGGCTAACCTAAGAACTCGGCCAGCTCCTCGACCACTCTTGGCTTGCTGTAGAGATAGCCCTGGGCCTGATCGCACCCCGCCGCCTCGAGGAAGGCCGCCTGCTCCGGCGTCTCCACCCCTTCAGCTATGATGCAGAGGTTCAGCGCATGGCCAAGGGCGATCACCGCCTTGGCGATTGCCGTGTTGTTGCCGTCTCTGGGAATATCACGGATGAAGGACTGATCTATC contains the following coding sequences:
- a CDS encoding helix-hairpin-helix domain-containing protein, translated to MSARDTITEFTMIPNVGKATAEDFYKLGLHHPKELIGLDPYQMHAQLEAITQCRHDPCVIDVFIAAVRFMEGEASQPWWHYTPERKAHLAKLQQR
- a CDS encoding pseudouridine synthase, translated to MIFKPYGYLSQFVGERRKRKPLLGELANFPTDIMAIGRLDHDSEGLLLLTTDGKTSHAVRSKSIEKEYYLQLDGEITEQAILRLCEGVEIGIKGEKYRTLPCRARRLDQAPDLPPRGRKIRDARHGPTSWLAITITEGKNRQLRKMTAAVGFATLRLVRVRIGDIHLGALQPGEVKPLATLG
- a CDS encoding peptidase U32 family protein, whose product is MDKPEIFIPDSAPIAPVTTRSNRLELLAPAKNADYGIEAIKHGADAVYIGGPAFGARATAGNSVEDIARLCEFAHRYHAQVFVAINTILMDDELDAAQKLIWQVYEAGADALIVQDMGVLQLDIPPIALHASTQMDNRNPEKVAFLEQVGFSQVVLARELGLSQIRDVAAKTNMQLEFFIHGALCVAYSGLCNLSHAFSNRSANRGECSQMCRLPGDLKTRQGEVLAQNEHLLSLKDNNQTDNLEALIDAGIRSFKIEGRLKDLSYVKNVTAHYRQELDKIIARRPEFVASSHGRCEHSFTPNTEKTFNRGRTDYFVNERSQGVSDFRSPKYIGEEVGKVAALGKDFIQVESSHSFNNGDGLCYFPPNYEKAKQSDDKLQGLRVNRADGNKLYVIAVPGDLKVGATLYRNHDQAFETVLAKESSKRIIKVDMTLSDTEKGVALTMTDQYGLSATRELELDKTPATDTEKALKNLRKQLGKLGSTDFEAREINIETASPWFMPASLLNGLRRDTVAALELARVEGYERPQAWKYNQDAVYPFKHLSFMGNVANEKAKDFYTRHGVIEIEDTYEKNGVTEDAPLMVTKHCLRFNFNLCPKEVPGIKAEPLQIEIGKDVLKLVFDCPKCEMMVVGANRQV
- a CDS encoding cupin domain-containing protein, translated to MEKHNIFASLPEDLTLEVFEPLVDTGGVLIERIVSKAHRTPEGQWYDQDRNEWVMVLKGEATLVFEGAEVVHLKVGDHLNIPAHCRHRVSWTSEHEETLWLAVHY
- a CDS encoding PH domain-containing protein; the protein is MGLLDALMGNAAEVNLQELAQELGPIMGDNEQLALAYRVIRDMFVFTNKRLILIDKQGVTGKKVSYHSVPYKAITHFEVETAGTFDMDAELKLWISGQKDPLVKELKKGTDVVGIQKTIANFSL
- the nagB gene encoding glucosamine-6-phosphate deaminase, which translates into the protein MQIVILKDSAEVAEYGANLIINQLKRKSDSVLGLATGSTPVSLYQRLVAANQAGAVSFKGVTSFNLDEYLGLEGSHPQSYRYFMDSQLFDAIDINKANTHVPPGDAEDPIAACEAYEAQIQAAGGIDIQLLGIGRNGHIGFNEPSSGLMSRTRVKTLTQATIEDNARFFAEGEYQPHLSITMGIGTILDAKKVLLLATGESKSDAIRAAVEGALSAACPASALQLHRDAVLVIDEAAASKLADKEFYRHIEAENQLLQARLAALKAGE
- a CDS encoding AAA family ATPase; translated protein: MLTTLAINNYRSLRDIRLPLGQLNLVTGANGSGKSNLYKALRLLAQTAQGGVVNALAQEGGLDSCFWAGPENLTKGMLSGDTEITPTVRQQTKRLKLGFAGDEFSYLIELGLPKPDSTTLFGLDPQIKREAIWVGNKYRPAAVLVERRGPMVKGRAQQGGQDGWQSLNQHMQHGDSIFTELSDPTRTPEVLRLRDSIRAWRFYDHFRSDSEAPARQPQLGTRTPVLHHDGRDLASAIQTIFEIGDRESFDEAVSDAFPGAHVTIGYQAGGLLSVNFHQQGLLRPLNAQELSDGTLRYLLLIAALLTPRPPELMVLNEPETSLHPDLLPALARLIAKASKVCQLWVVSHANRLINALNEFEQCQLIELDKQLGQTKIVGQDLLSTPSWNWQQKAQG
- a CDS encoding LysE family translocator gives rise to the protein MLESIVSLIAATGLLLGSPGPAPLALAATGATFGIRRGAPFLAGILLGLSVAIIGASAGLAALFSRFPDLRLTCQLLGAAYIAFIAYKIASAPCTQLDDAQQAPSFKDGFILNLLNPKAYAAFLAIFSQFLLPLENTALGYLATGICALLVATLVDSLWLIFGGLLRPLFSRPKAARALRIFFAVAMLAAVGYALLA
- a CDS encoding SRPBCC family protein → MLKKLLILVLLLLSSPFIAALFIEEDYRVDTQIVIDRPADQVFDFLRKLKNQDQFSVWAKMDAAMEKSYRGEDGTVGFVSSWRSDNPDVGAGEQEIMAIFPGKRIEYELRFKMPFEAVSPAYITTDALGPNQTEVHWGFSGHMAYPMNILLPLMQVDAMVERDLSQGLSNLKTLLESM